Sequence from the Desulfonispora thiosulfatigenes DSM 11270 genome:
TTCGTTATTTCCAAGAAAAATGGCTGGAGCGGAGATAGGGATAAGATAGAAATAAAAGGTATTTTAAAAGCAACTTGGGATGCAAAATTAGCACTTATGATACCAATAATTATTTTAGGTGGAATATATGGAGGCTATATGACTCCAACAGAAGCAGCAGCAGTGTCTGTAGCTTATGGATTAATTATTGGACTTTGGGTTTATAGAGATATTAAGTTTAAAGATGTATATACAAGTTTAGTAAGTGCAGGTGTAACTCAATCTATAATTATTATTTTAATTGCTATGGCTACAATATTTGGAAGATTAATAACAATTGAAAGAGTAGCAGATGCTGTAGCGGTATTCGTTTTATCAATAAGTTCGAGTAAAATAATTATTCTTTTACTGATCAATCTTTTCTTACTATTTGTTGGAACTGTTATCGAATGTCTGGCAGCAATAGTAATTTTAACACCAATTTTATTACCTGTAATGATGAAAATTGGGGTAGATCCAATTCACTTTGGGGTAATTATGGTAGTTAACTTGGCAATTGGGTTTATTACACCACCAGTAGGAGTTAACTTGTTTGTTGCTTCAGGTATATCAAAATTAAGAATAGAAGAAGTGTCTGTTAAAATACTACCTTTATTAATAAGCATGATAGTGCTTTTAGGGCTTATAACATTTATTCCAGAAATATCAACTTGGTTACCGTCATTAATGTAAAATTTTTAGGTGAACTGGTACGTATGTAACTACCAACTAAAAAGAATAAGGGGAGGAATTTAAATGTCTACATTTTGTATAAATAAGCAAGTTGAGTTTGGTGCGGGTGCTTTAAAGCGTATAGGTGAATTAATAATTTCTTATGGAGGCACAAAAGTTTTATTAATCGTGGATTCATTCTTAGCCAAGGAACCTTTAAATACACATAAATATATTGGAGGTTTTATCGAAGAATCAGGATTAAAATATGTAACATTCTCGGATTATCAAGGAGAGCCAAGTACGGGTCATGTAAAAAATGCTTTAGCTGTTTTAAAAGAAAACAACTGTGATTGTATAGTAGCTGTAGGTGGAGGAAGTGGAATAGATCTAGCTAAGGCTGTAGCAGTATTTGCTAAAAATGAAAGTATAGCATGGGAAGAAATTGCTTCAAGACAGTGTTTGGAAAGGGTTCCTTTAATAGCCATATCTACAACCTCTGGAACAGGTTCAGAAGCCACAAAGGTAATGGTAATTACTAATTCAGATACAAATATTAAAATGAATCCTGGTCACCCTAATATTATTCCTGATGTTGCAATTTTAGATCCTGAACTAACGGTTAGTTTACCACCAAATTTCACCGCATTTACAGGAATGGATGCTTTAACACACGCTATGGAAGCTTACGTATCAACTAGAGCTAGCTCATTTAGTGATTTTTATGCTTATGAATCAATGAAAATAGTTAGTAAGGCTCTTCCACTTGCTTTTGCAAATGGTGCGGACATAAAGGCTAGAGAACAAATGGCTATAGCTAGTTATTATGCTGGTATTGCATTTTCTAATGCTTCAACTAACTTGGCTCATGCTGGTGGTAGACCATTAGGTGCACATTTTCATATTCCACATGGTTTAGGTGTAGCTTTATTGCTTCCTTTTGTAATTGAATTTGGTTTAGAAGTAGCCGAAGAAAGATATGCAAAGGTTGCCATTGCTCTTGGTGCTGACCCTAATTTATCACAGCAAGAATTAGCTAAAGAAGTCGTAAAGATAGTAGATAATTATAATGAAAAGTTTGGGATATGGGAAGCAGGAAGAAAATATATCCCAGATATAAAGGTATTATTAGAGAAAACGCCACTAATTGTGAGTGATGCTTTATCTGGTAATGGAATACTGACAAATCCTAAAGTTCCTAATGAAGAAGATGTAACTTTGGTATTTAAAAAATTAGCTGATAAATTAAGTTAATAAAATCCCAGAAATAATAGATCAATAAAAGGTACCCAATGGAGTAGACCGGAAAAAAGTCTACCTCATTGGGTTTTTTATTTACTACTGGCAATATCTTTTAATTCTTGTTCGTCCCTTAATAATTTATATTCAACGCTATCTACTAGAGCTATCCAGCTTGCTTTAATAATGTTTTCTGAAACCCCCACCGTTGTCCAAACTTCCTTAAGATCTTTAGTTTCAATAAAAACTTTTACTTTTGCTGAGGTTCCCGAAGTACCTTCTATTACTCTTACCTTATAATCAATTAAGTGATTTTCACCAATTGAAGGATAAAATTTACATAAGGCCTTTTTGAGAGCATTATCTAAAGCATTTACTGGTCCGTTTCCTTCAGCGGCTGTGTGCTCTAAAACCCCTTTAACTTTGATTTTAATTGTGGCGTCAGAAAAAATTTCAAGGTGCTTGGTTTCTACAATAACCCTAAAGTCTACTAAATCAAAATATTGTTTATAAGGAAATAATTGCTTCATTAGAAAGAGTTTAAGGGAAGCATCAGCAGATTCAAACTCATAACCTTCATTTTCTAATTCCTTAAGTTTAAATAACAGATCACGAGTTTTTGTATCGTCCTTTTCTAAAGTAATACCTAATTCTTTAGCTTTATAAACTAAACTACTAACTCCAGCCTGTTCAGAAACTAAAATATTTCTGCTATTACCAACTTTCATAGGATTTATAAATTCATAGGAAGTTGATTCTTTAATAATTGCATTTGCATGAACCCCAGCTTTATGAGAAAAGGCATTTTGACCAATAAAGGGTTGATTTTCATTAGGAGGAATATTTGCAATGTCATAAATAAAACGTGCATTTTCCGTTAATTTACATAGCGAAGCATCAGGTATAGTTTGAAAATTCATTTTTAAGGATAAAATAGGAATTATTGTAGTTAAATTAGCATTTCCACAACGTTCACCAAAACCATTCATGGTTCCTTGAATTTGTGTAAATCCGTTTTTTACAGCTGCCAAACTATTCGCAACGGCCAGTTCCATATCATTATGAGAATGTATTCCTAAGGGTATTTTTATTGTTTTATATATTTCTTTAGTGATATCATGAATCTCATCAACAGTTGTACCACCATTTGTATCTGCCAAAACAATACTATCTGCAGAGGCTTTTTCAGCAGCAAGTAAGCATTTTAAAGTATAGTCGGGATTGTATTTATAACCATCAAAGAAATGTTCAGCAATAAAAATAACTTCTTTATTATGTTTTTTTAAGTAACTCACAGAGTCTTCAATCATTACTAAATTTTCTTCCAGGGAAGTTTTCAAAACTTTTGTAACATGAAGGTCCCAGGTTT
This genomic interval carries:
- the cimA gene encoding citramalate synthase, with the translated sequence MKNKVYIYDTTLRDGAQGVKISYSLEDKLVITKKLDELGVDYIEGGWPNKSNVKTIEYFKRVKELDLKNSKIAAFGSTRSPLNKVEDDPTLSSLLEAETPVLTIFGKTWDLHVTKVLKTSLEENLVMIEDSVSYLKKHNKEVIFIAEHFFDGYKYNPDYTLKCLLAAEKASADSIVLADTNGGTTVDEIHDITKEIYKTIKIPLGIHSHNDMELAVANSLAAVKNGFTQIQGTMNGFGERCGNANLTTIIPILSLKMNFQTIPDASLCKLTENARFIYDIANIPPNENQPFIGQNAFSHKAGVHANAIIKESTSYEFINPMKVGNSRNILVSEQAGVSSLVYKAKELGITLEKDDTKTRDLLFKLKELENEGYEFESADASLKLFLMKQLFPYKQYFDLVDFRVIVETKHLEIFSDATIKIKVKGVLEHTAAEGNGPVNALDNALKKALCKFYPSIGENHLIDYKVRVIEGTSGTSAKVKVFIETKDLKEVWTTVGVSENIIKASWIALVDSVEYKLLRDEQELKDIASSK
- a CDS encoding iron-containing alcohol dehydrogenase, coding for MSTFCINKQVEFGAGALKRIGELIISYGGTKVLLIVDSFLAKEPLNTHKYIGGFIEESGLKYVTFSDYQGEPSTGHVKNALAVLKENNCDCIVAVGGGSGIDLAKAVAVFAKNESIAWEEIASRQCLERVPLIAISTTSGTGSEATKVMVITNSDTNIKMNPGHPNIIPDVAILDPELTVSLPPNFTAFTGMDALTHAMEAYVSTRASSFSDFYAYESMKIVSKALPLAFANGADIKAREQMAIASYYAGIAFSNASTNLAHAGGRPLGAHFHIPHGLGVALLLPFVIEFGLEVAEERYAKVAIALGADPNLSQQELAKEVVKIVDNYNEKFGIWEAGRKYIPDIKVLLEKTPLIVSDALSGNGILTNPKVPNEEDVTLVFKKLADKLS